In a genomic window of Helianthus annuus cultivar XRQ/B chromosome 10, HanXRQr2.0-SUNRISE, whole genome shotgun sequence:
- the LOC110883194 gene encoding uncharacterized protein LOC110883194: protein MVGKYDGLGDPDDHLNLFKSVGEVACWPMPLWCKMFVQTLVGATRVWLDSLPIGEIDSFEDLEAKFILQFSQQRRHIKDQNELLHIRRRDNETVESFIVRFNKESLAIPGVTNDLACGAFLQGAVAASHAANRKKEAQKGQEDREQWNSKSKGRGDPYQRDRADSRYDRSRNTYLRNESSKPWSEYPSLSKTLAEILASENLKFNPPKPLKGNPNKDTRKFCEYHKGSGHDTNDCFQLKKQIEYFVKAGKLAHLVRDIKQGPPPVKEENDKAAGKRLQELNMVYADKGKGAKRSFSTLEPWMLTTMTIEPRVEDLHLTTDALLYPLR, encoded by the exons ATGGTAGGCAAATACGATGGTCTAGGCGACCCTGATGATCACCTCAATCTATTCAAAAGCGTAGGGGAAGTAGCCTGCTGGCCCATGCCCCTCTGGTGCAAGATGTTTGTCCAAACGCTAGTAGGCGCGACCAGGGTCTGGTTGGATAGTTTGCCCATTGGGGAAATTGATAGTTTTGAAGACCTAGAGGCTAAGTTCATACTGCAGTTTAGCCAGCAAAGAAGACACATAAAAGATCAAAATGAACTCCTCCACATTCGTCGGCGAGACAATGAAACGGTGGAAAGTTTTATTGTTAGATTCAATAAGGAGAGCCTGGCGATCCCAGGTGTCACGAACGACCTGGCATGTGGAGCTTTCTTACAAGgg GCTGTAGCTGCCAGTCACGCGGCCAATCGAAAGAAGGAGGCTCAGAAAGGTCAGGAAGATAGAGAACAGTGGAATTCTAAAAGTAAAGGTAGAGGAGACCCATACCAGAGAGATAGAGCAGACTCGCGGTATGACAGGTCTAGAAATACCTACTTAAGGAATGAATCCTCTAAGCCGTGGTCTGAGTACCCTAGTTTGAGCAAGACGCTGGCAGAAATCCTAGCTTCCGAGAACCTCAAGTTCAACCCTCCAAAGCCGCTAAAGGGCAACCCCAACAAAGACACAAGAAAGTTCTGTGAATACCACAAAGGGAGCGGCCATGATACCAATGATTGTTTTCAGTTAAAGAAGCAGATCGAGTATTTTGTGAAAGCGGGTAAATTGGCACACCTGGTGCGAGACATCAAACAGGGACCGCCTCCCGTTAAGGAAGAAAACGACAAAGCGGCGGGTAAAAGGCTGCAAGAGTTAAACATGGTATACGCTGACAAGGGAAAAGGGGCCAAAAGGAGTTTTTCCACACTCGAACCCTGGATGCTAACAACCATGACAATTGAACCTCGTGTGGAGGATTTACACCTTACCACTGATGCCTTATTATATCCGCTGCGGTAG
- the LOC110883193 gene encoding uncharacterized protein LOC110883193, which translates to MFIWGRGWQVLGVVVTRDGFKANPEKVAAITRMPSPRTLKEAQALNGRLVAINRFLARHTKRSLPFIKRLKDCLNKKNFKWTSEAEEALQDMKHFIEKLPMLTAQYPEEVLKMYLAAAHHAVSAVLMVERDGKQTPIYYISRVLAGPETRYLTLEKLVLALVHATRRLRRYFQGHRVQVLTNYLLQQILHKPEISGRVAKWVIELGALDIEYRKRTTIKGQVIADFLAEIPEGEIIQDPAIHDIPESSTARQTWKLYTDGSSSRKGSGAEYEALLAGLRMAQSMGAIRVDAYVDSLLVNNQVNETYEAKEESMAKYLAKTKELIASFDNVTLNHVHREKNQIADALSKLATSGMEREVKVETLQMPSIEPREVSAHTAEEPCWYTPILKFLTMGELPPARADAHKIQNKALQYEVNNDILYRKSYLGPLMRCASPAEAKISNPRNTRRHMRHLCWTPGSRG; encoded by the exons ATGTTCATTTGGGGTAGAGGATGGCAAGTTTTAGGGGTAGTAGTCACCCGGGATGGATTTAAAGCTAACCCGGAAAAGGTAGCCGCCATAACGCGGATGCCCTCTCCCAGGACTTTGAAGGAAGCGCAAGCGTTAAATGGGCGTTTAGTGGCTATAAACAGATTCTTGGCAAGGCACACCAAGAGGTCTTTGCCATTTATAAAGAGACTAAAAGATTGCCTCAACAAGAAAAATTTTAAATGGACCAGCGAAGCGGAAGAAGCCctacaagacatgaaacatttcatCGAGAAGCTACCCATGCTAACAGCGCAATACCCAGAAGAAGTGCTTAAAATGTATTTGGCAGCGGCCCACCATGCGGTAAGCGCAGTACTCATGGTGGAGAGGGATGGAAAGCAAACGCCTATATATTACATAAGCCGAGTTTTGGCAGGACCAGAAACGCGGTATCTAACACTTGAAAAGTTGGTCCTGGCACTAGTCCACGCTACTCGGCGACTCAGAAGATACTTTCAGGGTCATCGCGTGCAGGTCTTAACAAATTACCTGCTACAGCAGATTTTACATAAACCAGAGATCTCAGGGAGAGTAGCCAAATGGGTGATTGAACTAGGAGCCCTAGATATCGAGTATCGAAAGCGCACAACAATCAAGGGGCAGGTGATCGCCGATTTCTTGGCTGAAATTCCTGAGGGAGAAATTATACAGGACCCTGCAATTCATGACATCCCAGAGTCCAGTACAGCCAGACAAACTTGGAAGCTCTACACAGATGGATCGTCCAGCAGGAAAGGCTCTGGAGCAG AATACGAGGCGCTACTTGCAGGCCTAAGGATGGCCCAATCCATGGGAGCCATAAGAGTTGACGCGTATGTCGACTCCTTGCTGGTAAATAATCAAGTAAACGAAACTTATGAGGCTAAAGAGGAGTCAATGGCAAAGTATTTAGCTAAAACAAAGGAGCTTATAGCGTCATTCGACAATGTCACGCTCAATCATGTCCACAGAGAAAAGAACCAAATAGCGGATGCCTTGAGCAAGCTCGCCACCTCAGGCATGGAAAGAGAAGTAAAGGTAGAAACATTGCAAATGCCCTCTATCGAACCTCGGGAGGTGTCCGCCCACACGGCTGAAGAACCCTGTTGGTACACCCCAATACTAAAGTTTCTCACAATGGGTGAATTACCCCCCGCCAGGGCTGATGCCCACAAAATCCAAAACAAGGCACTGCAATACGAAGTCAACAACGACATCCTCTACAGAAAATCATACCTGGGTCCGCTGATGCGATGTGCATCTCCAGCGGAAGCAAAAATATCTAATCCAAGAAATACACGCAGGCATATGCGGCATTTATGCTGGACCCCGGGCAGTCGTGGCTAA